One part of the Salinivirga cyanobacteriivorans genome encodes these proteins:
- a CDS encoding aspartyl protease family protein, with protein MSHYLIIILVSVLAQLGHFDAKEAALPGAMVEEKTGANNIVIPLKRAGNLILIDGKIDGQTGSFILDTGAPGLVLNATYFRESKPAAKGQGQGITGSRMKRRTKHINQFSFAGLVFENLKADVLNLGHIENVRNIKILGLIGTAFIRDYEVVLDISQKSMRMYRIDKKGNYMAPCPDKTKYSVHHEIDFINNVIVTKIPVGGKNVRFCIDTGAEHNVLDFNNHRNVMKTISITSRRKLQGANSERIEVLYGVMNDFALAGQAFPRMQVVLLDMTSMRAAYDIFIKGMLGFDFFKQGVVRINTRKGIMSMALN; from the coding sequence ATGTCGCATTACCTGATCATCATACTGGTTTCTGTTTTGGCGCAATTGGGGCACTTCGATGCCAAAGAGGCTGCCCTGCCGGGTGCGATGGTTGAAGAAAAAACAGGGGCCAATAACATCGTTATTCCGCTAAAGCGTGCCGGTAACCTCATACTGATTGATGGGAAAATAGACGGACAAACCGGTTCCTTTATTTTAGATACAGGTGCTCCTGGCCTGGTGCTTAATGCAACTTATTTCCGGGAATCAAAACCTGCCGCAAAAGGTCAGGGGCAGGGCATTACCGGAAGTCGCATGAAGAGAAGGACGAAGCACATCAATCAGTTCTCTTTTGCCGGATTGGTGTTTGAGAACCTGAAAGCAGATGTGCTCAACCTCGGCCACATCGAAAATGTAAGAAATATTAAAATACTGGGACTCATCGGTACCGCATTTATACGCGATTACGAGGTTGTTCTGGATATTAGCCAAAAATCAATGCGCATGTACCGTATCGACAAAAAAGGCAATTATATGGCTCCCTGTCCCGATAAAACCAAATATTCAGTTCATCATGAGATTGATTTTATCAATAATGTGATTGTAACAAAAATACCGGTTGGCGGAAAAAATGTACGTTTTTGCATTGATACCGGAGCTGAACATAATGTGTTGGATTTCAATAATCATCGGAATGTGATGAAAACCATTTCCATTACCAGCCGTAGAAAACTGCAGGGTGCAAATAGTGAGCGTATTGAGGTGCTTTACGGCGTTATGAATGATTTTGCGCTTGCAGGCCAGGCGTTCCCGCGCATGCAGGTAGTGTTGCTCGATATGACCTCAATGCGGGCAGCATATGACATTTTTATTAAAGGTATGTTGGGCTTTGATTTTTTTAAACAGGGTGTTGTGCGCATAAACACACGAAAAGGCATCATGAGCATGGCCCTAAATTAA
- a CDS encoding type II toxin-antitoxin system antitoxin SocA domain-containing protein, translating to MKSPFTGKEMKIVKEWRTMSFRKNSFDVLFHAYECEDTGEQFEDDALAILNYNQLVNQYRVKYRIPFPEQIIAIRNKYGVSATKMSEILGFGVNSYRQYESGEVPSQSNARLIQLVDDPHEFKKLVDLSSTLETNAIQKIHKNIKKQLEARKENKQEKYLERYFFSTYLPTSFTGYKKPDLNKFAGMVVFFAEQLAPWKTKLNKLLFYTDFLMYKRTGFSMSGIQYRAIPMGPVPNKFNSIFEYLDNKEEVDIHFTNFTNGGTGEQFKPAAYKKFNKELFSEFELSILSEVAMRFEKTTTDEMIDISHKEKAWLENKEEKKLIDYKYSFELNQV from the coding sequence ATGAAAAGTCCATTTACCGGCAAGGAAATGAAAATTGTGAAAGAATGGCGAACAATGAGTTTTCGTAAAAATTCATTTGATGTGCTTTTTCATGCATACGAATGTGAAGATACCGGGGAGCAATTCGAGGATGATGCATTGGCCATTTTGAATTATAATCAACTCGTAAATCAATACAGGGTAAAATATCGCATACCATTTCCTGAACAAATTATTGCCATTCGTAATAAATACGGAGTATCAGCAACCAAAATGTCTGAAATATTGGGCTTCGGTGTCAATAGTTACCGTCAATATGAAAGTGGGGAGGTCCCCAGTCAATCCAATGCCCGGTTGATTCAGCTGGTGGATGATCCTCATGAGTTTAAAAAGCTGGTTGATTTAAGTTCAACATTAGAAACGAATGCAATTCAGAAAATCCATAAAAACATTAAAAAACAATTGGAAGCAAGAAAGGAGAATAAGCAGGAAAAGTATTTAGAAAGATATTTTTTTAGTACTTATTTACCTACCTCCTTTACAGGTTATAAGAAGCCCGATTTAAACAAATTTGCCGGGATGGTTGTATTTTTTGCGGAGCAACTGGCACCGTGGAAAACGAAGTTAAATAAATTGTTGTTTTATACTGACTTTTTGATGTATAAAAGAACAGGATTTTCAATGAGCGGCATTCAGTATCGTGCTATCCCAATGGGGCCGGTACCAAATAAATTTAATAGTATTTTCGAATATTTGGACAATAAAGAAGAGGTCGATATTCATTTTACGAACTTTACAAATGGGGGAACCGGGGAGCAATTTAAGCCGGCTGCCTATAAGAAATTTAATAAGGAATTATTTTCGGAGTTTGAGTTGAGTATCTTATCTGAAGTAGCCATGCGATTTGAGAAAACAACAACGGATGAAATGATTGATATCAGCCATAAAGAAAAAGCATGGTTAGAGAATAAAGAAGAAAAAAAACTAATTGATTACAAGTATAGTTTTGAGCTAAATCAAGTTTAG
- a CDS encoding DNA/RNA helicase domain-containing protein, which yields MLNYYFKDSIQAFLTKNTEEIIGEISLANQYDSTLAQNKSWEVQISILRDAFENIEGTIFFEFSIPRMGKRVDVLAIIHGVVFVIKFKVGEHNYNRSNLEQVWDYALDLKNFHEPSHKAFLVPILVATEAKYSSVEILTTSHKDNLSLPIKVNKEEFRTVIGRTIEFFGDAHELHPDHFAKGRYYPTPTIVEAALTLYNSHTVDEITRSDAEAKNLTKTTSTISKIIATAKQEKRKIICFVTGVPGAGKTLVGLKVATSHLDEINGNASVYLSGNGPLVAILQEALARDKIKNEKANGIKLTKGKAKSSVKTFVQNIHHYRDAYLVDPKAPYDHVAIFDEAQRAWSREQTVKFMRQKKRSA from the coding sequence ATGCTGAATTATTATTTTAAAGATAGTATTCAAGCTTTCCTTACAAAAAACACTGAAGAGATTATTGGCGAAATTTCTTTAGCCAATCAATATGATTCCACATTGGCTCAGAATAAGTCATGGGAGGTTCAAATATCAATTTTGAGAGATGCTTTTGAAAATATTGAAGGAACTATATTTTTTGAATTCTCAATACCGAGAATGGGCAAGAGAGTTGACGTTCTTGCAATCATTCATGGGGTTGTATTTGTTATTAAGTTTAAAGTAGGAGAGCATAATTACAATCGCTCAAACTTGGAGCAAGTATGGGATTATGCACTAGACCTCAAAAATTTTCACGAACCAAGCCATAAGGCTTTTTTGGTTCCAATTTTGGTTGCGACTGAAGCCAAATATTCATCAGTGGAGATATTAACAACATCTCATAAGGATAATTTATCGTTACCAATAAAAGTAAATAAAGAAGAGTTCCGGACCGTAATTGGTCGTACTATAGAATTTTTTGGTGATGCTCATGAATTACATCCAGATCATTTTGCCAAAGGGCGCTACTATCCAACTCCAACAATTGTTGAAGCAGCATTAACTCTTTATAATAGCCATACCGTAGATGAAATAACCAGAAGTGATGCTGAAGCAAAAAATTTAACTAAAACTACATCAACAATATCAAAAATAATAGCAACAGCAAAACAGGAAAAGCGAAAAATAATTTGTTTTGTTACTGGAGTTCCTGGAGCTGGAAAGACATTGGTTGGGTTAAAAGTAGCTACTTCACATCTTGATGAAATAAATGGTAACGCAAGTGTATACTTATCAGGTAATGGGCCGTTGGTAGCGATACTTCAAGAAGCTTTAGCAAGAGATAAAATAAAAAATGAAAAGGCTAATGGGATTAAACTGACAAAAGGAAAGGCTAAATCAAGTGTTAAAACTTTTGTTCAAAACATTCATCATTATCGAGATGCATATTTGGTTGATCCTAAGGCACCTTATGACCATGTGGCCATATTTGATGAAGCTCAAAGAGCTTGGAGCAGGGAACAAACAGTAAAATTCATGAGGCAAAAAAAAAGGTCAGCATAA
- a CDS encoding M28 family peptidase, which yields MIATQLGAVYPNKYIVVGGHFDSTSYDEDAPGADDNASGTAGVIEIARILSQKLFNYTIIYCAWSAEEIGLVGSGEWAGNAADAGMDIVGYLNLDMIGYLQEGSDYHTDMMAPSSAQPLVDLYETVVGLYVTDFAVNEGTLIGGDSDHTSFNNNGFMGIFPFEDSENYSPHIHSDNDLIGPSVNNPTLAQKFTQAGVAFVATAAELFNGLYPPMELALVQNENNVDLNWSTPVDGTTNFEAYHVYRNDEIIATINNIDDTVYVDNTIQNGVTYNYYVTAAYTGENGGESNPSNTVSVTMGLMQTHFWDFEDGTQGWTIKDDNTGWRWGVPVNLSGNNTNYLSTDSDDVGSGTHVVDYAISPEIDLSIYSVAYLEFDYGWRDYSSDEFSVVYRTSPGDAWITLEALSSTSGFTTHNIELPEAALTATAQLAFYYDDNDTWAWYNAVDNVKIIAAEQTSVLEIPQNLTGEAIEDHIHLEWNPVSDSGFVAYNIYRDDAQVHNISNIDETTYDDIQNLTDGQTYTYYISATYAEGESGQSNEVSVTYDPIGTGELQNRTVSVYPNPLPQGQNIRYTAAATIESVTIYDLAGRVVATTKVNQPTGQVATAHLKPGMYLLKINTTEHHTLKKLHITAH from the coding sequence GTGATTGCCACCCAGCTGGGCGCCGTTTATCCCAATAAGTATATCGTTGTGGGCGGCCATTTCGATTCTACCAGTTATGACGAAGATGCCCCCGGTGCAGATGATAATGCTTCCGGTACTGCAGGCGTGATTGAAATTGCGCGCATCCTGAGTCAGAAGCTTTTCAATTACACCATAATTTATTGTGCCTGGTCGGCAGAAGAGATTGGCCTGGTAGGTAGTGGCGAGTGGGCCGGAAATGCCGCTGACGCAGGAATGGATATCGTAGGCTACCTGAACCTTGATATGATCGGCTACCTGCAAGAAGGCAGCGACTACCATACCGACATGATGGCCCCTTCATCTGCTCAACCACTGGTTGACCTGTATGAAACTGTTGTGGGTTTGTATGTAACTGATTTTGCAGTAAATGAAGGCACCTTAATTGGCGGTGACTCCGATCACACATCATTCAACAATAATGGGTTTATGGGCATTTTCCCCTTTGAAGATTCAGAAAATTACAGCCCGCATATCCATTCCGACAATGATTTGATCGGGCCATCTGTGAACAATCCCACACTGGCACAAAAGTTTACCCAGGCCGGCGTGGCATTTGTAGCTACCGCAGCAGAACTGTTCAATGGTCTTTATCCACCCATGGAGCTGGCGTTGGTGCAAAATGAAAACAATGTTGACCTTAACTGGAGTACGCCCGTCGACGGTACAACCAATTTTGAGGCATACCATGTGTACCGCAACGATGAAATAATAGCTACTATCAATAATATTGACGATACGGTTTATGTGGACAATACAATTCAAAACGGTGTTACCTACAATTACTATGTAACAGCTGCTTACACCGGTGAGAATGGCGGAGAATCGAACCCAAGCAATACGGTTTCGGTTACCATGGGCCTCATGCAAACCCATTTCTGGGATTTTGAAGATGGCACACAGGGCTGGACCATAAAAGATGACAATACCGGCTGGCGCTGGGGCGTACCGGTTAACCTGAGTGGCAACAATACCAATTACCTCAGCACCGATTCCGACGATGTAGGTTCCGGAACGCACGTGGTAGATTATGCCATTTCGCCCGAAATTGACCTGTCCATTTATTCGGTGGCATATTTGGAGTTTGATTATGGTTGGCGCGATTATAGCAGCGATGAATTTAGCGTGGTGTACCGCACCTCACCCGGCGATGCCTGGATAACGCTTGAAGCACTCAGCTCCACAAGCGGGTTTACCACGCACAATATAGAATTGCCCGAAGCGGCACTTACTGCAACCGCCCAACTGGCCTTTTATTACGACGACAACGACACCTGGGCCTGGTACAATGCTGTAGACAATGTGAAAATTATTGCAGCCGAACAAACCAGTGTGCTCGAAATACCTCAAAATCTTACAGGAGAAGCTATTGAAGATCATATCCACCTGGAGTGGAACCCGGTGAGCGATTCCGGTTTTGTGGCTTACAACATTTATCGCGACGATGCGCAAGTACATAACATTTCAAATATTGATGAAACTACCTATGACGACATTCAGAATTTAACCGACGGGCAAACCTACACCTATTACATTTCAGCCACCTATGCTGAGGGCGAATCCGGGCAATCGAATGAGGTGAGTGTAACTTACGACCCAATAGGTACAGGCGAATTACAAAACCGCACCGTGTCGGTATATCCCAATCCACTACCACAGGGCCAAAACATCCGGTACACAGCCGCTGCAACCATAGAGTCGGTTACAATTTACGACCTGGCAGGCCGGGTAGTCGCCACCACAAAGGTGAATCAGCCCACGGGCCAGGTTGCCACCGCCCACCTGAAGCCGGGCATGTACCTGTTGAAAATCAACACAACCGAACACCATACCCTGAAAAAATTGCACATCACAGCACACTAG
- a CDS encoding S41 family peptidase, with translation MRAIFLLITLTLSQLANTNTDWMRYASISPDGKQIVFTYKGDLYLVSANGGDAKPLTFHKAHDYEAVWSHDGSKICFASNRYGNFDLFIIDTNGGQAKRLTFHSTDEVPYSFSHDDKHIFFGAQRLDAASHRQYPTSSQPELYKVAAAGSNVKQIWTIPAQDVQISSNGSTMLYHDKKGGEDKFRKHHKSSITRDIWKYDASTQKHTKLTTFRGEDRNPVFAQDENEFYFLSERNGSFNVHSMNIENSGEVKQVTNFIPHPVRYLSISKNGTLCFTYNGSIYTKTGDAAPEKININIRTEAKENPLQLVNVQGNISEMAISPNGKEVAYIVRGEIFVSSVKGEMHKRITETPARERFVSFSPDGEHILYASERNAKWSIYQASKKNSDEPYFFASTLIKEEALIEKENNNYQPKYAPDGEKIAFIENRRTLKILNLKDKTTKTLLDKDKLLYMSEGDQYFTWSPDSKWLLAEYSPVLANTEVLLVSTEHQDSIVNLTQSGYGDYNPKWVNGGKQILWFSDRHGLRSYANSGSRQLDAYAMFLTEASWDRFNLSKDEYALLKEIEEKKKEDNEKEKKRIKKKYKEDKADSLTVKFDWNGLRDRKKRLTIHSSKLGDAVLSKDGQKLFYLTRFEENMDLWQTNLRTKETQMLIELGVRYGSLKWDKKMETLFLLADGKVYTIDPEKERKKKVSLGGEMMLDVVAERQQMFDHVWERNKGMFYISDYHGADWEMLRKNYEPKLQSIGNDFEFVELLSEMLGELNVSHSGARYRYKAPDRDQTAALGIFMDYNFDGPGIKIAEIIKGGPLDKHDLEVSAGMVITKLDGKTIDNKTDNAKYLNRKAGKYTALTLLDQSSGKEKNITVKPISRSKEKRLMYERWVRKNEEEVAKLSNGKLAYVHIPGMSDGPYRNTYEKVMGKYYECDGLIVDTRFNGGGDLVGDLSMFLTGENFMQYAIEDRTVGYEPAFRWTKPSVAIVNEANYSDGHCFSCMYKDLGIGKLIGMPVPGTCSFAGWEMLQNGKVLWGSIPVSAKNKAGEWLENNETMPDVQVKNMPGKIDKGIDQQLERAVEELLKVTK, from the coding sequence ATGAGAGCTATATTTTTACTTATCACACTGACTCTGAGCCAATTAGCCAATACAAACACAGACTGGATGCGTTATGCGTCTATTTCGCCCGACGGAAAACAAATTGTTTTTACATATAAAGGCGACCTCTACCTGGTTTCGGCAAATGGCGGCGATGCCAAACCATTGACTTTCCACAAAGCACACGACTACGAAGCGGTATGGAGTCACGACGGCTCTAAAATTTGCTTTGCTTCGAATCGCTACGGCAATTTTGATTTGTTTATAATAGATACCAATGGTGGCCAGGCCAAACGACTTACTTTTCACTCTACAGATGAAGTGCCCTACTCTTTTTCGCACGATGACAAACACATTTTTTTTGGTGCGCAGCGCCTCGATGCAGCCAGTCACAGACAATACCCCACCAGTTCGCAGCCCGAACTCTACAAAGTGGCCGCTGCAGGCAGTAATGTAAAACAGATCTGGACCATTCCTGCTCAGGATGTACAAATAAGCAGCAACGGCAGCACAATGCTTTATCATGATAAAAAAGGCGGCGAAGACAAATTCCGCAAACACCACAAATCTTCTATCACACGGGATATTTGGAAATACGATGCAAGCACGCAAAAACACACAAAACTTACCACTTTTCGAGGCGAGGACCGAAACCCGGTATTTGCGCAGGACGAAAATGAATTTTATTTCCTCAGTGAGCGCAATGGATCGTTCAATGTACACAGTATGAATATTGAAAATTCCGGTGAAGTAAAACAGGTCACAAACTTTATTCCTCATCCGGTGCGTTACCTGAGCATATCCAAAAATGGGACACTCTGCTTCACATACAACGGTTCCATTTACACAAAAACAGGTGATGCAGCCCCTGAAAAAATCAACATAAATATTCGCACAGAAGCCAAAGAAAATCCTTTGCAACTGGTAAATGTGCAGGGAAATATAAGCGAAATGGCTATTTCACCCAATGGCAAAGAGGTTGCATACATTGTGCGTGGCGAAATATTTGTTTCTTCGGTAAAAGGTGAAATGCACAAAAGAATTACCGAAACACCTGCCCGGGAGAGATTTGTGAGTTTCTCGCCCGATGGCGAACATATTCTTTATGCCAGCGAGCGCAATGCCAAATGGAGTATTTATCAGGCATCGAAAAAAAACAGCGATGAACCGTACTTTTTTGCATCAACATTAATAAAAGAAGAGGCGCTGATTGAAAAGGAAAACAATAATTACCAACCAAAATATGCACCTGACGGGGAAAAAATTGCCTTTATTGAAAACCGGCGCACACTAAAAATCTTAAACCTGAAAGATAAAACCACCAAAACACTGCTCGACAAAGATAAACTATTGTACATGAGCGAAGGTGACCAGTATTTCACCTGGAGTCCCGACAGCAAATGGCTGCTGGCAGAATACTCTCCGGTTCTGGCCAATACCGAAGTCTTGCTGGTTTCAACAGAACACCAGGACTCAATCGTCAACCTAACGCAAAGCGGATATGGCGATTATAATCCCAAATGGGTTAATGGCGGCAAACAAATTCTCTGGTTCAGCGATCGGCACGGATTGCGCTCTTATGCCAACAGCGGTTCACGCCAATTGGATGCCTATGCCATGTTTCTTACAGAAGCCTCATGGGACAGGTTCAACCTGAGCAAAGATGAATATGCGTTGCTCAAAGAAATTGAGGAAAAGAAAAAAGAAGACAACGAAAAAGAGAAAAAACGCATAAAGAAAAAATACAAAGAAGATAAGGCCGATAGCCTCACCGTAAAATTTGATTGGAATGGATTGCGCGATCGTAAAAAACGCCTTACCATACACTCCTCGAAACTCGGCGATGCTGTTTTATCGAAAGACGGACAAAAACTATTTTACCTGACACGCTTCGAGGAAAATATGGACCTCTGGCAAACCAACTTACGCACCAAAGAGACTCAAATGCTGATTGAACTGGGCGTAAGATATGGAAGCCTGAAATGGGACAAAAAAATGGAAACACTCTTCTTACTGGCGGATGGAAAGGTTTATACCATCGACCCCGAAAAGGAGCGTAAGAAAAAAGTATCACTCGGAGGTGAAATGATGCTCGATGTAGTTGCCGAACGCCAGCAAATGTTCGATCATGTTTGGGAACGCAACAAAGGCATGTTCTACATTTCTGATTATCACGGTGCCGACTGGGAAATGCTGCGAAAAAACTACGAGCCCAAACTCCAATCGATTGGCAACGATTTCGAATTTGTTGAACTACTTTCTGAAATGCTCGGAGAACTCAACGTATCGCACAGCGGTGCCAGATACCGTTATAAAGCGCCCGATAGAGACCAAACCGCTGCGCTGGGCATTTTTATGGATTACAACTTTGACGGGCCCGGAATCAAAATTGCAGAAATCATAAAAGGCGGACCGCTTGACAAGCATGACCTGGAGGTTTCTGCGGGTATGGTTATTACAAAGTTAGACGGAAAAACAATTGACAACAAAACCGATAACGCAAAATATCTGAATCGAAAAGCTGGTAAATACACAGCTTTAACCCTACTCGATCAGTCGAGCGGCAAAGAAAAAAACATTACGGTTAAACCCATTTCCCGCTCAAAAGAAAAACGACTTATGTACGAGCGCTGGGTACGTAAAAACGAAGAAGAAGTTGCCAAACTTAGCAACGGAAAACTAGCCTATGTACATATTCCCGGCATGAGCGATGGCCCGTACCGCAATACATACGAAAAAGTAATGGGCAAATATTACGAATGCGACGGCCTCATTGTAGACACCCGCTTCAACGGTGGTGGCGACCTGGTAGGCGACTTGAGCATGTTCCTCACCGGTGAAAACTTCATGCAGTATGCCATTGAAGATCGCACAGTAGGATACGAACCGGCATTTCGCTGGACAAAACCTTCGGTTGCGATAGTAAACGAAGCCAATTACAGCGACGGACATTGTTTTTCGTGTATGTACAAAGATCTGGGCATTGGCAAACTCATTGGCATGCCGGTTCCGGGCACATGTAGTTTTGCAGGATGGGAAATGTTGCAAAATGGCAAGGTGCTCTGGGGATCCATTCCGGTAAGCGCCAAAAATAAAGCCGGCGAATGGCTTGAAAACAATGAAACCATGCCCGATGTACAGGTGAAAAACATGCCCGGCAAAATCGACAAGGGAATAGACCAACAATTGGAGCGCGCCGTAGAAGAATTGCTAAAGGTTACGAAATAG
- a CDS encoding IS701 family transposase, whose amino-acid sequence MYLSEYEYFFKNKTKTNFDKASQYVEGLALSDLKNIERISETLNANYHQMQHFITESNWDARAVIDQTAKNVDQALPNRKLTGLLIDESGWVKKGKKSVGVDHQYCGNVGKTANSQVAVFGCLCNDKYASLVDTRLYLPKSWIDDQGRCEAAGIPREDRIFRTKPELATEIVKHQLEMGISFDYVGADGLYGNDIVFTRSVADLGLIYMLDIHSNQKIYLEEPELYLPERKSNRGRAPKKLKASTSAVNADTYIKTLSAKDWKKLNIRDSAKGKLKGLFHFKTVYIWDKASNAVEKRLLVVSKRKTNDCVETKYSFTNAELVQYTEQALAYMQAQRFFIEHSFKEQKQILGMDHFQTRKWKSWYHQVALNMIVGSFMLKEKILNQDQIPLLSARDIMDFLVYKFYREMTDERMLEKLEHRHKKRQRDIDYCYSKQ is encoded by the coding sequence GTGTATTTGTCTGAATATGAGTATTTTTTCAAAAATAAAACAAAGACAAACTTCGATAAAGCCTCTCAATATGTCGAAGGACTTGCATTAAGCGATTTGAAAAACATAGAACGCATAAGTGAAACATTGAATGCCAACTATCATCAGATGCAGCATTTCATAACAGAATCTAACTGGGATGCTCGGGCTGTCATCGATCAAACTGCAAAAAATGTAGACCAAGCATTGCCCAATCGGAAGTTAACAGGACTACTCATCGATGAAAGTGGTTGGGTTAAAAAGGGAAAGAAAAGCGTTGGTGTTGATCATCAGTATTGTGGGAATGTAGGAAAAACAGCAAACTCACAGGTAGCCGTTTTTGGCTGCCTTTGTAATGACAAATACGCCTCGTTGGTCGATACCAGGCTTTATTTACCAAAATCATGGATCGATGATCAGGGTAGATGTGAAGCTGCAGGTATACCCCGTGAAGATAGGATTTTCCGCACAAAACCAGAGTTGGCAACAGAAATAGTAAAGCATCAACTTGAAATGGGTATATCATTTGATTACGTTGGAGCGGATGGCCTATATGGAAATGACATTGTATTTACCCGTTCTGTGGCTGATTTGGGCTTAATTTATATGCTTGATATTCATAGTAATCAAAAGATATATTTAGAAGAGCCAGAACTTTATTTGCCCGAACGCAAGAGTAATCGGGGGCGCGCCCCAAAAAAGCTAAAAGCAAGTACATCAGCAGTTAATGCCGACACCTACATTAAAACCCTGTCCGCAAAGGATTGGAAGAAATTAAATATTCGCGATTCTGCAAAAGGCAAACTCAAGGGGCTCTTTCATTTCAAGACTGTTTACATTTGGGACAAAGCCTCCAATGCCGTTGAAAAACGTTTATTGGTTGTTTCGAAAAGAAAAACAAATGATTGCGTAGAGACTAAATATTCATTCACAAATGCCGAACTTGTCCAGTACACCGAACAAGCACTGGCATATATGCAGGCACAGCGTTTTTTTATAGAGCACAGTTTCAAAGAACAAAAGCAAATATTGGGGATGGACCATTTTCAGACTCGTAAATGGAAATCATGGTATCATCAAGTTGCATTAAATATGATTGTAGGCAGTTTTATGTTAAAGGAGAAAATTTTAAATCAGGACCAGATTCCATTGCTTTCTGCAAGGGACATCATGGATTTTTTGGTATATAAGTTTTACCGTGAAATGACAGATGAGCGTATGTTGGAAAAATTGGAACATCGACACAAAAAAAGGCAACGGGATATAGATTACTGTTATTCAAAACAATAA